The proteins below are encoded in one region of Triticum aestivum cultivar Chinese Spring chromosome 1B, IWGSC CS RefSeq v2.1, whole genome shotgun sequence:
- the LOC123146240 gene encoding ABC transporter F family member 4, with the protein MSRKNASSAAGKKDKPLSVSAMLASMDKPAPNARPAPKPKSSKPSKAPPSSSSYMGDIDLPPSDEEEDEADVAAVTAKAKAKAKPARAAVDLNALAPSDKDAKKKDKREMMAAAAAEAAKREALRDDRDAFSVVIGARVPGSAADGDAAAVDGNIKDIVLDNFSVSARGKELLKGASLRISHGRRYGLVGPNGMGKSTLLKLLSWRQVPVPKNIDVLLVEQEIVGDDRSATDAVVAANEELTALRAEQAKLEASNDPDDSEKLAEVYEKLNLCDSDAARARASKILAGLGFDQAMQARSTKSFSGGWRMRISLARALFMQPTLLLLDEPTNHLDLRAVLWLEQYLCSQWKKTLIVVSHDRDFLNTVCNDIIHLHDKSLHVYRGNFDDFESGYEQKRKEMNKKFEVYEKQMKAARKTGSKAAQDKVKGQALSKAHKEVAKGKGKGKNVATDDDNVKPADLPQKWLDYKVEFHFPEPTLLTPPLLQLIEVGFSYPNRPDFKLSDVDVGIDMGTRVAIVGPNGAGKSTLLNLLAGDLTPAEGEARRSQKLRIGRYSQHFVDLLTMEENAVQYLLRLHPDQEGMSKAEAVRARLGKFGLPGHNHLTPIVKLSGGQKARVVFTSISMSHPHILLLDEPTNHLDMQSIDALADALDEFTGGVVLVSHDSRLISRVCADEQISQIWVVEDGTVSKYDGSFEDYKDELMAEIKKEVEE; encoded by the coding sequence atgagtCGCAAAaacgcctcctccgccgccggcaaGAAGGACAAGCCCCTCTCCGTGTCCGCCATGCTAGCCTCGATGGACAAGCCGGCGCCCAACGCCAGGCCGGCGCCGAAACCCAAGTCCTCCAAGCCCTCCAAGGCGCCCCCCTCGTCCTCCTCCTACATGGGCGACATCGACCTGCCCccgtccgacgaggaggaggacgaggccgacgtcgccgccgtcaccgccaaggccaaggccaaggccaagccggcccgcgccgccgtcgACCTCAACGCCCTCGCGCCCTCCGACAAGGacgccaagaagaaggacaagcgcgagatgatggcggcggcggccgccgaggccgccaagcgGGAGGCGCTCCGCGACGACCGCGACGCCTTCTCCGTCGTCATCGGCGCCCGCGTCCCCGGATCCGCCGCCGAcggcgacgccgccgccgtcgacggGAACATCAAGGACATCGTGCTCGACAACTTCTCCGTCTCCGCGCGTGGGAAGGAGCTGCTCAAGGGCGCCTCGCTCCGGATCTCGCACGGTCGCCGCTATGGTCTCGTGGGGCCCAACGGCATGGGCAAATCTACCCTCCTGAAGCTGCTCTCCTGGCGGCAGGTGCCCGTACCCAAGAACATCGATGTCCTGCTTGTGGAGCAGGAGATTGTCGGTGATGACCGCTCGGCGACCGATGCCGTGGTCGCGGCCAACGAGGAGCTCACGGCGCTCCGGGCTGAGCAGGCGAAGCTTGAGGCCTCCAACGATCCTGATGACAGCGAGAAGCTCGCCGAGGTGTACGAGAAGCTCAACCTGTGTGACTCGGATGCTGCTCGTGCCCGCGCGTCCAAGATCCTCGCGGGGCTGGGGTTTGATCAGGCGATGCAGGCAAGGTCCACAAAGTCATTCAGCGGTGGCTGGAGGATGCGCATCTCGCTTGCCCGTGCTCTCTTCATGCAGCCAACGTTGCTGCTCCTTGATGAGCCTACCAACCATTTGGACCTCCGAGCTGTGCTTTGGTTGGAGCAGTACCTGTGCTCGCAGTGGAAGAAGACCCTAATTGTAGTCTCCCATGACCGCGACTTCTTGAACACGGTGTGCAATGATATCATACATTTGCACGATAAGAGTCTGCATGTTTACCGTGGTAATTTTGATGACTTTGAGAGTGGGTATGAGCagaagaggaaggagatgaacaagAAGTTTGAGGTGTACGAAAAGCAGATGAAAGCAGCAAGGAAGACTGGGAGCAAGGCTGCACAAGATAAGGTTAAAGGCCAAGCACTGTCAAAGGCCCATAAAGAAGTTGCCAAGgggaagggcaagggaaagaatgtGGCAACTGATGATGATAATGTGAAGCCAGCGGATCTGCCACAGAAGTGGCTTGACTATAAAGTTGAGTTCCACTTCCCAGAGCCTACTTTGCTTACACCACCCCTCCTTCAGCTCATTGAGGTGGGTTTCAGCTACCCCAACAGGCCAGACTTCAAGTTATCTGATGTTGATGTTGGCATTGACATGGGAACACGTGTTGCCATTGTTGGCCCCAATGGGGCAGGAAAGTCTACTCTTCTAAATTTACTTGCTGGTGATCTTACCCCAGCTGAAGGAGAGGCAAGAAGGAGCCAGAAGCTCAGGATTGGACGATACTCGCAGCATTTTGTTGACTTGTTGACGATGGAAGAAAATGCGGTTCAGTATCTGCTCAGGCTCCACCCAGACCAGGAGGGAATGAGCAAAGCGGAGGCTGTCCGTGCCAGGCTTGGAAAATTTGGCTTGCCAGGCCACAACCATCTTACTCCCATTGTTAAATTATCTGGTGGTCAGAAGGCCCGTGTTGTGTTCACCTCGATATCAATGTCGCATCCTCACATTCTCCTACTGGATGAGCCTACAAATCACCTGGACATGCAAAGTATTGATGCTTTGGCAGATGCTCTGGATGAGTTCACTGGAGGTGTGGTCTTGGTTAGCCATGACTCGCGGTTGATATCTCGAGTTTGTGCCGATGAGCAGATTAGCCAGATATGGGTTGTGGAGGATGGCACAGTGAGTAAATATGATGGCtcgtttgaggattacaaggatgAACTAATGGCAGAAATAAAGAAGGAAGTCGAAGAGTAA